The proteins below are encoded in one region of Manis pentadactyla isolate mManPen7 chromosome 2, mManPen7.hap1, whole genome shotgun sequence:
- the CENPA gene encoding histone H3-like centromeric protein A produces MDPPRRIRKPQTPKRRVSSPVPGPSRPSISLGASSRPRGRRRSQVLKEIRKLQKSTHLLLRKSPFSRLAREICVRFTHGVDFSWQAQALLALQEAAEAFLVHLFEDAYLLSLHAGRVTLYPKDVQLARRIRGIQEGLG; encoded by the exons ATGGACCCGCCCCGCCGTATTCGCAAGCCCCAAACCCCGAAGAGGCGCGTCTCCAGCCCTGTCCCCGGCCCCTCCCGGCCGAGCATCTCCTTAG GCGCTTCCTCCCGCCCGCGTGGCCGCCGGAGATCCCAGGTTCTGAAGGAGATCCGAAAGCTTCAGAAGAGCACACACCTGTTGTTACGGAAGAGTCCCTTCAGCCGCCTG GCAAGAGAAATCTGTGTCAGATTCACTCATGGTGTGGACTTCAGTTGGCAAGCCCAAGCCCTGTTGGCCCTACAAGAG GCGGCAGAAGCATTTCTAGTCCATCTCTTTGAGGACGCCTATCTCCTCTCCTTACATGCTGGCCGAGTTACTCTCTACCCAAAGGATGTGCAGCTCGCCAGGAGGATCCGAGGCATCCAGGAAGGGCTCGGCTGA
- the SLC35F6 gene encoding solute carrier family 35 member F6: MAWTKYQLFLAGLMLVTGSINTLSAKWADNFVAQGCGGSKEHNFQHPFLQAVGMFLGEFSCLAAFYLLQCRAARQPDAGMDPQQPFNPLLFLPPALCDMAGTSIMYVALNMTSASSFQMLRGAVIIFTGLFSVAFLGRRLVLSQWLGILTTIAGLVVVGLADLLSKHDDQHKLSDVITGDLLIIMAQIIISIQMVLEEKFVYKHNVHPLRAVGTEGLFGFVILSLLLVPMYYMPAGAFSGNPRGTLEDVPDAFCQVGRQPLIALALLGNIGSIAFFNFAGISVTKELSATTRMVLDSLRTVVIWVLSLALGWEAFHPLQILGFLILLLGTALYNGLHRPLLTRLSWGRSPVAEDGEHERLLSGSRTPINDAS, translated from the exons ATGGCCTGGACCAAGTACCAGCTGTTCCTGGCCGGGCTCATGCTCGTCACCGGCTCCATCAACACCCTGTCGGCTAA GTGGGCGGACAACTTCGTGGCCCAGGGCTGCGGAGGCAGCAAGGAGCACAACTTCCAGCATCCTTTCCTCCAG GCAGTGGGCATGTTCCTGGGAGAGTTCTCCTGCCTGGCTGCCTTCTACCTACTCCAATGCAGAGCTGCGAGGCAGCCAGATGCCGGCATGGATCCCCAGCAGCCCTTCAACCCCCTTCTTTTCTTACCCCCAGCCCTCTGCGACATGGCTGGGACCAGCATCATGTATGTGG CCCTGAACATGACCAGTGCCTCCAGCTTCCAGATGCTGCGAGGAGCAGTGATCATATTCACAGGCCTGTTTTCGGTGGCCTTCCTGGGGCGGAGGTTGGTGCTGAGCCAGTGGCTGGGCATCCTTACAACCATTGCAGGGCTGGTGGTTGTGGGCCTGGCTGACCTCCTGAGCAAGCATGACGATCAGCACAAGCTCAGCGATGTGATCACAG GGGACCTGTTGATCATCATGGCACAGATCATCATCTCTATCCAGATGGTGCTAGAGGAGAAGTTCGTCTATAAGCACAATGTGCATCCCCTGCGGGCAGTTGGCACCGAGG GCCTCTTTGGTTTTGTCATCCTCTCCCTGCTGCTGGTGCCCATGTACTACATGCCCGCTGGGGCCTTCAGTGGGAACCCTCGAGGGACACTGGAGGATGTGCCGGATGCCTTCTGCCAGGTGGGCCGACAGCCGCTCATCGCCCTGGCGCTGCTGGGCAACATAGGCAGCATTGCTTTCTTCAACTTTGCCGGCATCAGCGTCACCAAGGAGCTGAGTGCCACTACTCGGATGGTGCTGGACAGCCTACGCACTGTTGTTATCTGGGTACTGAGCCTGGCACTGGGCTGGGAGGCCTTCCACCCACTGCAGATCCTTGGCTTCCTCATCCTCCTGCTGGGCACTGCCCTCTACAATGGGCTGCACCGCCCCCTGCTGACCCGCCTGTCCTGGGGCCGGTCCCCAGTGGCAGAGGACGGTGAACACGAGAGACTGCTCAGTGGCTCTCGGACTCCCATCAATGATGCCAGCTGA